From the genome of Virgibacillus proomii, one region includes:
- the ftsE gene encoding cell division ATP-binding protein FtsE translates to MIQMKDVHKVYDNGVTALSGINIDIKRGEFVYIVGPSGAGKSTFIRLIFREVKPTQGTIYVNSVNINELKEKKVPFLRRDVGVVYQDFKLLPKLTVYENVAFAMEVIESPPTIIRTRVMEVLDQVGLKHKARSFPDELSGGEQQRVSIARAIVNHPKIVIADEPTGNLDPETSWGIMRILQEINDRGTTVIMATHSKEIVNTFKNRVVAIEGGVIVRDEQRGDYGYEV, encoded by the coding sequence ATGATACAGATGAAAGATGTACATAAAGTATATGATAACGGTGTTACGGCATTAAGTGGCATAAACATAGATATTAAACGCGGTGAATTTGTTTACATAGTTGGACCAAGCGGTGCAGGAAAATCTACTTTTATCAGGTTGATATTTAGAGAAGTAAAACCAACGCAAGGGACTATTTATGTGAACTCTGTAAATATTAATGAGCTAAAAGAAAAGAAAGTTCCGTTTCTTCGCAGGGATGTCGGAGTTGTTTATCAGGATTTTAAACTATTGCCTAAACTAACAGTCTATGAAAATGTTGCGTTTGCAATGGAAGTTATTGAGTCCCCACCGACTATTATTCGAACTAGAGTGATGGAGGTTCTGGATCAAGTAGGTCTAAAACATAAGGCGAGATCGTTTCCTGATGAATTGTCCGGTGGAGAACAGCAACGTGTATCTATTGCCAGAGCGATTGTTAATCATCCAAAGATTGTAATTGCTGATGAGCCAACAGGAAATCTAGACCCAGAAACGTCATGGGGGATTATGAGAATATTGCAAGAAATAAATGATAGAGGTACAACGGTTATTATGGCAACACATAGTAAAGAAATTGTTAATACATTTAAAAACCGAGTAGTCGCAATAGAGGGCGGAGTAATTGTTAGAGATGAACAACGAGGTGATTACGGCTATGAAGTTTAG
- the prfB gene encoding peptide chain release factor 2 (programmed frameshift) → MELVEIKNELDKMRNRINDFRGSLDLEAKTARIKELELQMTAPGFWDDQDKAQQIINEVNHLKEYVNSFSELETEHDNLVVSYELVKEENDQELFDELIEELQQLRKKLNDFELQILLSEPYDQNNAILELHPGAGGTESQDWGSMLLRMYQRWAEKKNFQVETIHYLAGDEAGIKSVTLLIKGHNAYGYLKAEKGVHRLVRISPFDSSGRRHTSFVSCDVTPEFNDDVDIEVKPEDIKIDTYRASGAGGQHVNTTDSAVRITHIPTNIIVTCQNERSQIKNRESAMKMLKSKLYQLEIEKQRQELAEIRGEQKEIGWGSQIRSYVFHPYSMVKDHRTNLEIGNTQSVMDGDIDPFIDAYLRQQVN, encoded by the exons TTGGAATTAGTTGAAATTAAAAATGAATTAGATAAGATGCGTAATCGAATTAATGATTTTAGGGGGTCTCTT GACTTAGAAGCCAAAACAGCCCGGATTAAGGAATTAGAACTGCAAATGACTGCTCCTGGTTTTTGGGATGACCAAGATAAAGCACAACAGATTATTAATGAAGTAAACCATTTAAAAGAGTATGTGAACAGCTTTTCTGAACTAGAGACAGAGCATGATAATTTAGTAGTTTCTTATGAGCTTGTGAAGGAAGAAAATGATCAGGAATTATTTGACGAATTAATTGAAGAACTTCAGCAATTACGAAAAAAACTGAATGATTTTGAATTACAAATTTTATTAAGCGAACCGTATGATCAGAATAATGCAATTTTGGAGCTTCATCCAGGAGCTGGTGGTACGGAGTCTCAGGATTGGGGCAGCATGTTATTAAGAATGTATCAGCGCTGGGCAGAGAAGAAAAATTTCCAAGTAGAGACAATCCACTATTTAGCTGGTGATGAAGCTGGAATAAAGAGTGTAACATTGCTTATTAAAGGACATAATGCGTATGGTTATTTGAAAGCAGAAAAAGGTGTCCATCGATTGGTTCGCATATCGCCATTCGATTCTTCCGGAAGACGTCATACATCATTTGTCTCTTGTGATGTTACCCCTGAATTTAACGATGATGTGGACATTGAAGTAAAACCAGAGGATATTAAAATCGATACGTATCGGGCTAGCGGAGCAGGTGGTCAACACGTAAATACCACAGATTCTGCTGTTCGAATTACCCATATTCCGACCAATATTATAGTGACATGTCAGAATGAACGTTCACAAATAAAAAACCGCGAATCAGCCATGAAAATGTTAAAGTCAAAATTATACCAACTAGAAATTGAAAAACAACGGCAAGAGTTAGCCGAGATTCGTGGTGAACAGAAAGAAATCGGCTGGGGCAGCCAAATTCGTTCTTACGTATTCCATCCATATTCGATGGTAAAGGATCATCGTACCAATTTAGAAATTGGTAATACACAATCCGTAATGGATGGTGATATTGACCCATTTATCGATGCTTACTTACGTCAGCAAGTAAATTAA
- the cccB gene encoding cytochrome c551: protein MKKWLLAMLFGSTLVLGACGGGNDDDASKEPADKGDANTEESAEKEGGAVDTASAEKVYESNCASCHGADLSGANGPDLTKVGSKLSSDEIADIIENGQGSMPPGMAEGDDVQLLASWLAEKK from the coding sequence ATGAAAAAGTGGCTATTAGCAATGCTTTTTGGCTCGACATTAGTGCTAGGTGCATGTGGGGGCGGCAATGATGACGATGCATCAAAAGAGCCAGCTGATAAAGGAGATGCTAATACGGAAGAATCTGCTGAAAAAGAAGGCGGTGCTGTAGATACTGCTTCTGCTGAAAAAGTGTATGAAAGTAACTGTGCAAGCTGTCACGGCGCAGATTTATCTGGAGCGAATGGTCCAGATTTAACGAAGGTTGGTTCAAAGCTTTCTTCTGATGAAATTGCTGACATTATTGAAAACGGCCAAGGAAGTATGCCTCCAGGTATGGCAGAAGGTGACGACGTTCAGCTACTTGCAAGCTGGTTGGCTGAAAAGAAATAA